The DNA sequence GCAGCGACCGGAGCTTTCAGGGCCCCTTGCCGCCGAGCTTGCGGTGATCCCATGACATGATCTTATCGGGATGGACGCGGATGACCACCCGTTTTTCCGCCATCCGCCGGGCCATTTCGTCCAACGACTTGGCATCCTGGCCGGGGAAATGATGATCGACCAGTACGCGCATCAGGTCGGTGCGCTGCGGGTTGTCCTCGATCACCTCGGCGCGGCCGTTGATCGATACGCCGCGCAGCTCGTCATAGGTGCGTCCGTCTTCCGCCAGAACGGCGATGCGCGGATCGCGCTTCAGGTTCACCACCTTCTGCGACTTGCCATAGGTTTCGAAGAGGATCGCACCGTCATGCACGGCGAACCACACGGTGGTGAGGTGCGGCGCGCCATCCTTGCCCAGGGTTGCCACCTGAAGCGAATGGGCGCCGTCGAGGAAGGCGGAAACCTCTTCCCCGGTCATGCCGACGATGTCGCGAGCCTTGGCCATGCCGCGATGGGTAGTCAGGTCCCTTCGCGCGCGTCAATCGCCTTGAGGAAGGATATCGACCCTGCAGCAGCCTCTGCCGGCATGGAAGCGAACCGGATGTCGAATGCGGAGCCGGGGATCGTTTCCATCACCCGCATGTTGCCGGTCGCCCAGACGATGCGGGACACCCGTTTGCGGCAGCGCCAACCGGCGTGAGTCCTGACCCATTCATCGTCATACCAGCCGGTTCCGTCGAGCAGCGGCCCGCCTTCGGTCGCATGCCGCAGCAACCGCCACTGGCCATAGGTGAAAGAATGCGCGTGATCGCCAAGTACGCGCACCTGGTGATTGGCCATGATATGCTGGGTGGAATCCATATTCTCGTGGAAAGCGGCAAACACGCTGGTCCACTCCTTCAAGCCGTACCACTTCGCCGTACCGCCGAAATCGACGTTCACATATTCAGTGAAAATCTGCTCGAACAGGTCCCAGCGCCGGGTATCAATGGCAAATCCGTAGAGATTGATGTGCTGAATAATCTCTTCGTGATCTGTCATCTAGTGTTCTCCCAGTGAGACCTTGTGGCACTTGTGGGGTTGGCCTGCCACCCCCTGCCGCAACTTGCTCCTTGCCATGACGGCAGGCAAGCCTTGAGGCGAAGGATCGGGCATCTTCCAAAACGGATGAACCCGCGTGAAGGTCCATCCGCAAGCGGCATCAGCCATCGGTATTGGCGATGGCCGTTTCGAACAGGCCCTGGGGGCTGACCCAGTCCTTGCGGACGCGGCGCAGGGCGATCAGCCATTGATCGCCAACCTTGCGGAAATCATCGATATAGACGCCGCAATGGTCCGGTCCGATATCGGTCCAGGCCGCCCAGTAGGTCCGCACCTTTGCGGTGTCTGGGCCGGTGAGGTCGATCTTGCAGGTTCCCAGGTGGTGCCGCACGAAGCTGGCCTTGTGCACCGTATCCTGTCCCGGCTCCCGGTTGCGCCAGCGGTTCTGCCAGGCCCGGATCGCCTCGCGCCCCTCGTAACGAAAGATGAAGTCTCCCGGCGCGCGTTCGGACTGTATTACGCCGTCTTCCGTGAAGCA is a window from the Novosphingobium sp. TH158 genome containing:
- a CDS encoding pyridoxamine 5'-phosphate oxidase family protein — protein: MAKARDIVGMTGEEVSAFLDGAHSLQVATLGKDGAPHLTTVWFAVHDGAILFETYGKSQKVVNLKRDPRIAVLAEDGRTYDELRGVSINGRAEVIEDNPQRTDLMRVLVDHHFPGQDAKSLDEMARRMAEKRVVIRVHPDKIMSWDHRKLGGKGP
- a CDS encoding nuclear transport factor 2 family protein, producing MTDHEEIIQHINLYGFAIDTRRWDLFEQIFTEYVNVDFGGTAKWYGLKEWTSVFAAFHENMDSTQHIMANHQVRVLGDHAHSFTYGQWRLLRHATEGGPLLDGTGWYDDEWVRTHAGWRCRKRVSRIVWATGNMRVMETIPGSAFDIRFASMPAEAAAGSISFLKAIDAREGT
- a CDS encoding nuclear transport factor 2 family protein, producing the protein MTIEELLAREAIRDTLAKYNVSGDRLKVDDYAACFTEDGVIQSERAPGDFIFRYEGREAIRAWQNRWRNREPGQDTVHKASFVRHHLGTCKIDLTGPDTAKVRTYWAAWTDIGPDHCGVYIDDFRKVGDQWLIALRRVRKDWVSPQGLFETAIANTDG